The Candidatus Methylomirabilis sp. nucleotide sequence TGGAGCACGGATCGGGTCCTCCCCGAGACCCTCCGCCGGGCGGAGGGGCTGGGGCTCACGGTCGCGTCCCTCCCCACCTGGCTGGACATCGACACCCCCGAGGACCTGGAGCGGCTCCAGGTGTCCCTCGCGCGCACGGAGACGGACCTTCCCCGCCACACGCGGGACTTCTTCAGGGAGCGGCCGAGATGACGAGGCTGTCCGAGCGGCCCTGGAACACCCTCTCGAGCACCCCCATTTACCACAACCGGTGGCTCGCCCTCCGGGAGGACCTGGTGGAGCTTCCCGACGGGCGGACCACCATCTACGGCGTGGTCACCTGCGGGGAGTGCGTGGGCATCCTTCCCTTCCTCGACCCCGACACGGTCCTCCTGGTCCGGCAGTACCGCTACGTGGCCGGCCGGATGACCTGGGAGATGCCGACGGGAGGGGTGCACGCCGGCGAGTCGGTCGAGGAGGCAGCCCGGCGCGAGTTGGCGGAGGAGATCGGCTACCGGCCCGGGCGGCTCACCCCCCTCTGCACCTACCACACCAGCAAGAGCGTCCTGGACGAGACGGCCCACCTGTTCCTCGGGGAGGGCATGGAGCGCCTGGCGCTCCCGCCGGATGAGACCGAGTTCATCGAGGTCCGCCCCTTTCCCTTCGCCGAGGTCCTCCGCATGGTCCTGGCGGGTGAGATCCTGGACGGCATGACGATCGTCGCCGTCCTCCTCGCCGCCCGCGGGCGCGCCGGCCGCCCCTGAGGCGGCCCGGTGCACCCCCGACCGGGGGCCGGGTCAGTCGGCCCGCGGGCCCGGGTTGCCTTGTCCGGGCGGGGAATGGTAAGGTACCTCTGGCCTTGCCTCCTCTGCTGGCCCGCGGGGCGCATCGCCTTCCCCCGCGTAATTCGCTTGTCTTTAGCCCATCGGAGACTATAATGAGGGCGCTCAGCTCATGTGGGGCGGACAGGATCGGGGGGCGAGGACCGTTGGGGACGGCGGGCGGTTGGCGGCCCGCTGATTTCATTATGACGTCCGAGAGGGGCCCCGGGGGGTTTCCACCGGCTTCCCTTCCTGGGGCGCGGTGGGGCGTGGCCAAACGGTAAGGCGCGGGACTTTGGATCCCGTATCTGGAGGTTCGAATCCTCCCGCCCCAGCCAGGGGCCGCGGGCGGGGGGGAACGCCCGGCGGGGGCGCGGGGGGGTGACGGTGAGCCGACTGATCCTCTTCACGGGGAACGCCAATCCCCAGCTCGCCCAGGAGATCGCCGACTACCTGGGGATGCGCCTGGGGCAGGCGGAGGTTTCCCAGTTTTCCGACGGGGAGATCTTCGTCCAGATCGAGGAGAACGTCCGGGGGGCCGACGTCTTCGTGATCCAGCCGACCTGCCCGCCGGTGAATCAGAGCCTCATGGAACTCCTCGTCATGCTGGATGCCCTGAAGCGGGCGTCGGCCCAGCGGATCACCGCCGTCCTCCCCTACTACGGCTACGGCCGCCAGGACCGGAAGGTGCAGCCCCGGGTCCCCATCTCGGCCAAGCTGGTCGCGGACCTCGTCACGGTGGCGGGGGCGCACCGGCTCCTGACCATGGACCTGCACGCCGGCCAGATCCAGGGGTTCTTCAACATCCCGGTGGACCACCTCTTCGCCGCCCCGGTGTTCCTGCGGTACTTCCAGGACCGGCAGTGGAAGGACGCGGTGGTGGTCTCCCCCGACGCCGGGGGGGTGGAGCGGGCCCGGGCCTTCGCCAAGCGGCTCGGAACCTCTCTGGCCTTCATCGACAAGCGCCGGACCGGAGTCAACGAGGCCAAGGTGATGCACATCGTGGGGGATGTGGCCGGCAAGGATGCGATCCTGGTGGACGACATGGTGGACACCGCCGGGACCCTGACCCAGGCCGGCGCCGCCCTGAAGGAGCAGGGGGCTCGCCGCATCTACGCCTCCTGCACCCACCCGGTCCTCTCGGGGCCGGCCGTGGAGCGGATCGATACCTCCGGGATCGAGGAGGTGGTGGTGACCAACACCATCCCCCTGGACGAGCGCCGCTCCTCGAAGAAGATCACGGTCCTCTCGGTGGCCGCCCTGCTCGGGGAGGCCATTGACCGGATCCACAAGGAAGCGTCGGTCAGCAGCCTCTTCGTGTAGGGGGAGGGAGTATGGAGTTCGTGGACCTGATCGCCGAGCAGCGGACGGAGCGGAGGAAGGGGGCGGCCAAGCGGCTGCGCCGCACGGGCCGCATCCCCGCCGTCCTGTACGGGGAGGGGGAGCCCCTGTTGCTGAGCGTCAGTCCCAAGGCGCTGCAGGGGGCGTTAGAGGCAGGGGAGAACGTCATCATTAATTTGCAGGTGAAGACGGACGGGGGGGTGGAGAGCCGGAAGGTTCTCGTCAAGGAGCTCCAGACCGACCCGGTGCAGGGGGTCCCGCTGCACGCCGACTTCCTGGGCATCTCGATGACGCGGGCGATCGCAGTGAAGGTCCCGGTGGAACTGACGGGGACGCCCGTGGGGGTCACCGGCAAGGGGGGGATCCTGGAGCACGCGCTCTGGGAGCTAGAGGTCAGGTGCCTCCCGGCCGCGATCCCGGAGCGGATCACCCTGGACGTGAGCGCCCTCGATCTCGGCGACGCCCTCCACGTAAAGGATCTGCAGGTTCCCGAGGGAGTCGTGGTCGAGGCCGACCCCGGGCAGGTGGTGGCCATGGTCTCGGCGCCGCGGGTGGAGGCGGAGGAGCCGGTGGCGCCGGAGGTGCCCGCAGAGCCGGAGCTGGTGGGGCGCAAGGCGGAGGCCGAGGAGCCCGAGGGCGAAGAAGGGGCGAAGGAGCCCGCGAAGAAGGGCGCCGCTCCCCCGAAGGCGGAGGCGGCGAAGAAGCCCGAGGCGGCGAAGAAGCCCGAGCCGGGCAAGAAGGCGGAGGCGCCCCGGAGAGAGAAAGAGAAGGAAGGGAAATAGGCGGGCCCGCGGGTGTGGCTGGTGGTGGGCCTGGGGAACCCGGGGCGAGAGTACAGGGCGAGCCGCCACAATGTCGGGTTCCGGGTCCTCCAGGCGGTGGCGGCGGCCGCCGGGGTTTCTTGTCGGCGGCGGCGCTTCGACAGCGGCTTCGGGACGGCCACGCTGGCCGGCGTACCGGTCACCCTCGTTCTGCCCCAGACGTACATGAACCGCAGCGGGGAGCCGGTTCGGGCCTGGATGGAGTATCTTCAGCTCCCACCGGAACGCCTCCTGGTCATCCACGACGACATCGACCTGCCGCTCGGCCGGCTGCGGGTCATCCGAGAGGGGGGACACGCCGGCCACAAGGGGGTCCGCGCCATCCAGGAGGCGCTGGGCACGGAGGCCTTCCCCCGCCTGCGGTTGGGCGTGGGGCGGCCCCCGGGCAAGCTGGAGACCCCGGAGTACGTCCTGGGGACCTTCGCCCCCGACGAGAGGCAGGTCGCCGAGGAGATGATCGCGCGGGCCGCCGAGGGGGTCCTCCTCATCCTGGGGGAGGGCCTGGCGGTCGCCATGAACCGGCTCAACGTCCGACCGCCGAGCGGGCCCCCCGGGGCGGT carries:
- the pth gene encoding aminoacyl-tRNA hydrolase, with translation MWLVVGLGNPGREYRASRHNVGFRVLQAVAAAAGVSCRRRRFDSGFGTATLAGVPVTLVLPQTYMNRSGEPVRAWMEYLQLPPERLLVIHDDIDLPLGRLRVIREGGHAGHKGVRAIQEALGTEAFPRLRLGVGRPPGKLETPEYVLGTFAPDERQVAEEMIARAAEGVLLILGEGLAVAMNRLNVRPPSGPPGAVEGEGQEGR
- a CDS encoding 50S ribosomal protein L25, with protein sequence MEFVDLIAEQRTERRKGAAKRLRRTGRIPAVLYGEGEPLLLSVSPKALQGALEAGENVIINLQVKTDGGVESRKVLVKELQTDPVQGVPLHADFLGISMTRAIAVKVPVELTGTPVGVTGKGGILEHALWELEVRCLPAAIPERITLDVSALDLGDALHVKDLQVPEGVVVEADPGQVVAMVSAPRVEAEEPVAPEVPAEPELVGRKAEAEEPEGEEGAKEPAKKGAAPPKAEAAKKPEAAKKPEPGKKAEAPRREKEKEGK
- a CDS encoding ribose-phosphate pyrophosphokinase, producing MSRLILFTGNANPQLAQEIADYLGMRLGQAEVSQFSDGEIFVQIEENVRGADVFVIQPTCPPVNQSLMELLVMLDALKRASAQRITAVLPYYGYGRQDRKVQPRVPISAKLVADLVTVAGAHRLLTMDLHAGQIQGFFNIPVDHLFAAPVFLRYFQDRQWKDAVVVSPDAGGVERARAFAKRLGTSLAFIDKRRTGVNEAKVMHIVGDVAGKDAILVDDMVDTAGTLTQAGAALKEQGARRIYASCTHPVLSGPAVERIDTSGIEEVVVTNTIPLDERRSSKKITVLSVAALLGEAIDRIHKEASVSSLFV
- a CDS encoding NUDIX hydrolase codes for the protein MTRLSERPWNTLSSTPIYHNRWLALREDLVELPDGRTTIYGVVTCGECVGILPFLDPDTVLLVRQYRYVAGRMTWEMPTGGVHAGESVEEAARRELAEEIGYRPGRLTPLCTYHTSKSVLDETAHLFLGEGMERLALPPDETEFIEVRPFPFAEVLRMVLAGEILDGMTIVAVLLAARGRAGRP